In Salvelinus sp. IW2-2015 linkage group LG23, ASM291031v2, whole genome shotgun sequence, a genomic segment contains:
- the LOC111950895 gene encoding claudin-7-B, whose translation MANSGLQMLGFALSLLGLIGLIVGTILPQWKMSAYVGDNIITAVSMYQGLWMSCAFQSTGQIQCKVYDSILQLDSALQATRALMIVGIIVTVAGLGVATMGMKCSNCGGDDKIKKSRITMTGGIILLIGSLAATIACSWFAHNIIKEFYNPFAPVNSKYEFGLAIFIAWAGAFLDIIGGAMLAASCPKGKPTPKYPIAATRPPSSTKEFV comes from the exons ATGGCCAACTCGGGACTCCAGATGTTGGGGTTTGCCTTGTCGCTACTGGGTCTGATCGGGTTAATTGTAGGCACAATACTGCCCCAGTGGAAGATGTCCGCCTATGTCGGGGACAACATCATCACAGCAGTGTCTATGTACCAGGGATTATGGATGTCTTGTGCATTCCAGAGCACCGGCCAGATCCAATGCAAAGTCTACGACTCAATTCTGCAACTTGACA GCGCCCTCCAGGCAACGCGTGCCCTGATGATTGTGGGCATCATTGTGACCGTGGCTGGACTGGGGGTGGCAACCATGGGAATGAAGTGCAGCAACTGTGGAGGAGATGACAAAATAAAGAAGTCGCGCATCACCATGACTGGCGGCATCATCCTGCTGATTGGAT CTCTGGCTGCAACTATTGCCTGCTCGTGGTTTGCTCATAACATCATCAAAGAGTTCTACAATCCATTTGCCCCTGTCAACTCCAA GTATGAGTTTGGTTTAGCCATCTTCATTGCCTGGGCTGGAGCCTTCCTGGACATAATCGGCGGTGCCATGCTCGCAGCCTCATGCCCCAAGGGCAAACCTACACCCAAATACCCCATCGCCGCCACCCGCCCCCCTAGCAGCACCAAGGAATTTGTCTGA